The following are from one region of the Nostoc cf. commune SO-36 genome:
- a CDS encoding four-helix bundle copper-binding protein, producing the protein MMMMMTETMTPEMQTCMDVCMDCHRMCMETMTHCMSKGGQHMDKNMMSMMSMMRDCSEMCMMCMNMMMSGSEFMERTCMLCAEMCDRTAMACEMMSDDAKMMECAAACRKCAESCRSMQMMPA; encoded by the coding sequence ATGATGATGATGATGACTGAAACCATGACTCCAGAAATGCAGACTTGCATGGATGTTTGTATGGACTGTCATAGAATGTGCATGGAAACTATGACTCATTGCATGAGTAAAGGTGGACAGCACATGGACAAGAACATGATGAGCATGATGAGTATGATGCGCGATTGCTCTGAAATGTGCATGATGTGTATGAATATGATGATGAGCGGTTCTGAGTTCATGGAACGCACTTGTATGCTCTGTGCAGAAATGTGCGATCGCACTGCAATGGCGTGTGAGATGATGAGCGATGACGCGAAAATGATGGAATGTGCTGCCGCTTGCCGTAAGTGTGCAGAGTCTTGCAGAAGTATGCAGATGATGCCTGCTTAA
- a CDS encoding aminotransferase class I/II-fold pyridoxal phosphate-dependent enzyme, whose amino-acid sequence MLATVDPGDEVIIFEPYYENYCPDAILAGAIPRYVTLHPPYWII is encoded by the coding sequence ATGCTGGCGACAGTCGATCCCGGCGACGAAGTAATTATATTTGAGCCATATTACGAAAACTACTGCCCCGATGCGATTTTAGCTGGTGCTATACCTCGCTACGTGACTCTGCATCCTCCTTATTGGATCATTTGA
- a CDS encoding MBL fold metallo-hydrolase: protein MKSLHRPDLYSWSNFNPARNIDFNGIAWIRPDGNILIDPVALSNHDWNHLKSLGGVLWIVLTNSEHVRASKEIADQTYAKIAGPIAEKDTFPIPCDRWLSDGEEFVPGLEVIELNGSKTPGELALLLEETTLITGDLVRARKAGSLTILPDDKLLNREEAVASVRRLAQLSRVEAVLVGDGWPVFRDGGDRLKDLVATL from the coding sequence ATGAAATCTTTGCACCGTCCCGATCTTTATAGCTGGTCTAATTTCAATCCGGCAAGAAATATTGATTTCAATGGGATTGCCTGGATTCGCCCAGATGGCAACATCTTGATTGACCCAGTAGCCCTATCAAACCATGATTGGAATCATCTAAAATCCCTCGGTGGTGTGCTTTGGATTGTGCTGACGAATTCTGAGCATGTTAGGGCAAGTAAAGAAATTGCCGATCAAACTTATGCTAAAATAGCTGGCCCGATTGCAGAAAAAGACACTTTTCCTATACCTTGCGATCGCTGGCTATCTGATGGTGAAGAATTTGTCCCAGGACTTGAGGTGATTGAACTCAATGGTTCTAAAACTCCTGGTGAATTGGCTCTGTTACTGGAAGAGACAACTTTAATTACAGGGGATTTAGTCCGGGCACGTAAAGCAGGTAGCTTGACGATTTTACCAGATGATAAGCTGCTGAATCGAGAGGAGGCTGTTGCTTCTGTTCGCAGGTTGGCTCAATTAAGTCGGGTAGAAGCAGTGTTGGTGGGGGATGGTTGGCCAGTCTTTCGGGATGGAGGCGATCGCTTAAAGGATCTTGTAGCGACATTATAA
- the msrB gene encoding peptide-methionine (R)-S-oxide reductase MsrB, whose translation MDKRYFLQASAVIVGTALLSRYINWGSEAMTTSKSGFEVTKLESEWRTILTPEQFNVLRKHGTERPHTSPLDKEYDQGTYYCAACELPLFTSDTKFNSGTGWPSFFNPIEGAIATTVDRSLFMSRTEVHCSRCGGHLGHVFDDGPAPTGKRYCMNGVSLKFVPA comes from the coding sequence ATGGACAAACGGTATTTTTTACAGGCTAGTGCAGTAATAGTCGGCACAGCATTGCTATCAAGGTATATCAATTGGGGGTCAGAAGCGATGACAACTTCTAAGAGTGGATTTGAAGTTACCAAACTAGAGTCAGAGTGGCGCACCATTTTAACGCCAGAACAGTTTAATGTATTGCGTAAACATGGGACTGAACGTCCTCACACCAGTCCACTGGATAAGGAATACGACCAAGGCACTTATTATTGTGCTGCGTGTGAGCTACCACTGTTTACATCTGATACCAAATTTAACAGTGGTACTGGCTGGCCTAGCTTTTTTAACCCGATTGAAGGTGCGATCGCTACTACTGTAGACAGGTCGTTGTTTATGAGCAGAACTGAAGTGCATTGTAGTCGCTGTGGTGGTCATTTGGGTCACGTTTTTGATGATGGCCCCGCACCCACTGGTAAACGCTACTGTATGAACGGTGTTTCGCTGAAGTTTGTTCCTGCTTGA
- a CDS encoding FAD-binding oxidoreductase, translating to MKAMSNDRPQAVCASDFASIVGEENAVCLWENIELSQQKRIQQAIVSGNSPSCIVYPRTQEQLAAVIAIAHTNNWRVLPCGSGSKLSWGGLAKGVDVVVSTERMNQLIEHAVGDLTVTVEAGMKFSDLQALLAKSRQFLAVDPTAPESATIGGIVATGDTGSLRQRYGSVRDQLLGITFVRADGEIAKAGGRVVKNVAGYDLMKLFTGSYGTLGLISQLTFRLYPLAEASGTVILTGKAEAISQAADILRGSALTPVQADLLSAKLVSSLGLGEGLGLIARFQSISESVKEQSNRVLEVGQKLGLNGAIFADDDEANLWQRLQERIHTTARESVITCKIGVLPTDAVEILTQVELGLIHISSGLGLLQLESKNQVLIVRDRTQASSGFLTILEAPVAVKEQIDVWGYTGNALPLMRRIKEQFDSKNILSPGRFVGGI from the coding sequence ATGAAAGCAATGTCTAATGACAGACCGCAAGCCGTCTGCGCTTCTGATTTTGCATCTATCGTCGGCGAAGAAAATGCTGTTTGTCTTTGGGAAAATATCGAACTCAGTCAGCAAAAACGTATTCAGCAGGCTATAGTTTCTGGAAATTCCCCCAGTTGTATTGTCTATCCCCGCACTCAAGAACAGCTAGCCGCAGTCATCGCCATTGCTCATACAAATAACTGGCGCGTCCTCCCCTGTGGTAGTGGCAGTAAACTTAGCTGGGGCGGTTTAGCTAAAGGCGTTGATGTTGTAGTCAGTACAGAACGCATGAACCAACTGATTGAACACGCTGTTGGTGATTTGACTGTCACCGTAGAAGCTGGAATGAAATTCTCCGATTTGCAAGCACTTTTGGCAAAGTCGCGGCAATTTCTCGCCGTTGACCCCACAGCGCCAGAATCGGCAACCATTGGCGGTATTGTTGCCACAGGTGATACAGGTTCTCTACGGCAACGTTATGGTAGTGTGCGTGACCAGTTACTAGGTATTACCTTTGTTCGTGCTGATGGAGAAATCGCCAAAGCTGGGGGAAGAGTAGTAAAAAATGTTGCCGGATATGACTTGATGAAGTTGTTTACGGGGTCTTATGGCACATTAGGCTTAATTAGTCAACTAACTTTCCGCCTGTATCCGCTAGCAGAGGCATCGGGGACAGTAATATTAACTGGTAAAGCTGAGGCTATATCTCAAGCGGCTGATATTCTTCGAGGTTCGGCGTTAACACCAGTTCAGGCTGATTTGCTATCAGCTAAATTGGTGTCTAGCTTAGGTTTGGGTGAAGGACTTGGATTAATTGCTCGCTTTCAAAGTATTAGTGAGAGTGTTAAAGAACAGTCAAACCGAGTTTTGGAAGTAGGGCAAAAGTTAGGTTTGAATGGGGCAATTTTTGCCGATGATGATGAAGCTAATCTATGGCAGAGATTGCAAGAACGAATACATACTACTGCTAGAGAATCTGTAATTACCTGCAAAATAGGAGTGTTACCTACTGATGCTGTGGAGATTTTGACTCAGGTGGAGTTGGGTTTGATTCATATTAGTAGTGGTTTAGGTTTGTTACAATTAGAGAGTAAAAATCAAGTTTTGATAGTGCGCGATCGCACTCAAGCGAGTAGTGGTTTTTTAACAATTCTGGAAGCACCAGTGGCGGTTAAAGAACAAATAGATGTTTGGGGTTATACGGGGAATGCTTTGCCTTTAATGCGCCGTATTAAGGAACAGTTTGATAGTAAGAATATTTTAAGTCCTGGGCGGTTTGTGGGTGGGATTTAA
- a CDS encoding (Fe-S)-binding protein, whose translation MQVSENSVNNTASLKNLKGFDESHPPDPKLIDSCVHCGFCLSTCPSYRVLGKEMDSPRGRIYLMDAINEGEIALNTATVEHFDSCLGCLACVSTCPSGVQYDKLISATRHQVERNYPRSLPDQFFRQLIFSLFPYPNLLRVLLVPLLVYQKLGFAKFFRTTGLLNKISPRLAAMESILPEITLKSFQDNLPTIIRAQGEKRYRVGVILGCVQRLFFSPVNEATVRVLTANGCEVVIPKSQGCCAALPEHQGQTEQAKALARQMIDSFANEDVDFVIINAAGCGHTLKEYGHILESDPEYREKAKDFAAKVKDAQEFLATVGLTAKLSSVTDKPLNLVYQDACHLLHGQKISVQPRQVLRQIPGVKLREPIDAALCCGSAGVYNMLQPEVAEELGRQKVQNLLNTGAELIASANPGCTLQITKHLQLQGKKISVIHPMELLDYSIRGEKLKL comes from the coding sequence ATGCAAGTTTCCGAAAATTCTGTTAATAATACGGCTAGTTTAAAGAATTTAAAGGGGTTTGATGAGAGTCATCCGCCTGACCCGAAGTTGATTGATAGTTGTGTCCATTGTGGATTTTGTCTCTCGACTTGTCCGAGTTATCGGGTGCTTGGCAAGGAGATGGATTCTCCTAGAGGACGCATCTATTTAATGGATGCAATTAATGAGGGTGAGATTGCTTTAAATACGGCAACTGTAGAACATTTTGATTCTTGTTTGGGCTGTCTTGCTTGTGTAAGTACTTGTCCTTCTGGTGTCCAGTATGACAAGTTAATTTCTGCAACTCGTCACCAAGTTGAACGAAATTATCCTCGCAGTTTACCAGACCAATTTTTTCGTCAACTGATATTTTCTTTGTTTCCTTATCCCAATCTTTTACGGGTTTTATTAGTTCCGTTGTTGGTTTATCAAAAGTTGGGGTTTGCTAAATTTTTTCGTACTACGGGTTTACTCAATAAAATATCGCCCCGTTTGGCAGCAATGGAATCAATTCTGCCAGAAATTACTCTCAAATCTTTTCAGGATAATTTGCCTACTATTATTCGCGCCCAAGGTGAGAAGCGCTACCGAGTCGGGGTAATTTTAGGATGCGTGCAACGGCTGTTTTTCTCCCCCGTGAATGAAGCAACCGTGCGGGTTTTAACAGCCAATGGTTGTGAAGTTGTAATTCCCAAATCTCAAGGCTGTTGTGCAGCACTTCCCGAACACCAAGGACAAACAGAACAGGCAAAAGCTTTAGCAAGGCAAATGATTGATAGTTTTGCCAACGAGGATGTAGATTTCGTAATTATCAATGCTGCTGGTTGCGGTCATACTTTAAAAGAATACGGTCACATTTTAGAAAGTGACCCAGAGTATCGGGAAAAGGCAAAGGATTTTGCCGCTAAAGTTAAAGATGCTCAAGAGTTTTTGGCAACTGTTGGCTTAACAGCGAAACTTTCATCAGTGACTGATAAACCTTTGAATTTAGTTTATCAAGATGCTTGTCATTTATTGCATGGGCAAAAGATAAGCGTCCAACCGCGTCAGGTGTTGCGACAAATTCCAGGGGTGAAGTTGAGAGAACCAATAGACGCGGCTTTATGTTGTGGCAGCGCTGGGGTTTATAATATGCTGCAACCGGAAGTTGCTGAAGAATTGGGTCGGCAAAAAGTGCAGAATTTGTTGAATACTGGTGCTGAGTTAATTGCTTCTGCTAATCCGGGGTGTACTTTGCAAATTACAAAGCATTTGCAGTTGCAAGGTAAGAAGATTTCAGTTATTCATCCGATGGAATTGTTAGATTATTCAATTCGTGGTGAAAAGTTGAAATTATAG
- a CDS encoding type II toxin-antitoxin system HicA family toxin has protein sequence MKPITGSHHIYVKEGVDVTALPAIMQYSFSYCLSPNIAFSFEDVPHSCRKCCILSVLVHSNRDLPIGTLKSIMKDAGLTEEDLD, from the coding sequence TTGAAACCGATTACTGGCAGTCATCATATTTACGTAAAAGAAGGTGTTGATGTTACAGCGCTTCCCGCTATTATGCAATACAGTTTTTCTTATTGCCTCTCTCCTAACATAGCTTTTAGCTTTGAGGATGTACCTCATAGCTGCCGGAAGTGCTGTATCCTCTCCGTTCTGGTTCATAGTAATCGAGACTTACCGATTGGAACTTTGAAAAGCATTATGAAAGATGCTGGACTTACCGAAGAAGATTTGGACTAA
- the psb27 gene encoding photosystem II protein Psb27, translating to MHMKRYWSRLLALVLVVAIGLMGCSGSPDSLTGDYRQDTLAVVNIMRQALDISQDSSDKAQIQAEARQKINDFSARYQRVNSVSGLGSFTTMRTALNSLAGHYSSYPNRPVPEKLKTRLEKELQQVETALKRGG from the coding sequence ATGCATATGAAGCGCTATTGGTCGCGTTTGCTTGCGCTGGTTTTGGTTGTAGCTATCGGCTTAATGGGTTGTTCTGGCAGTCCAGATAGCTTGACTGGGGATTATCGTCAAGACACCTTAGCTGTGGTCAATATTATGAGACAAGCTTTGGATATTTCACAAGATTCATCAGACAAAGCACAAATTCAAGCAGAAGCGCGTCAAAAAATTAATGACTTTTCAGCTCGCTATCAGCGTGTTAACTCTGTTTCTGGTCTTGGCTCCTTTACAACCATGCGAACAGCCCTCAACTCCCTGGCTGGACACTACAGTTCTTATCCAAATCGTCCCGTACCTGAAAAACTTAAAACTCGTTTAGAGAAGGAGTTACAGCAAGTAGAGACAGCACTGAAGCGTGGTGGTTAG
- a CDS encoding phosphatase PAP2 family protein — protein MLRQISNFWLRNIYPRLAPLIATIGIVGLASCLLILFCLAQLAEEVLERDAFTFDTTFLLWLHQFANPNLDNLMLFITNLGNPNTVIVVAGITLLLLSWRRYREEAKFFVLACLGALILNTGLKLFFYKPRPELWDRLITEKSFSFPSGHALGSMVLYGFIAYELATHYPNFAKVIYSLAVILIVAIGISRLYLGVHWPTDIIAGYGVGFLWLMICITMLKLQKLRQKNFN, from the coding sequence ATGCTCCGACAAATTTCTAATTTCTGGTTGCGTAATATATATCCTCGTTTGGCTCCCTTAATTGCCACAATTGGCATTGTTGGACTTGCTAGTTGTTTGCTCATTCTTTTTTGTTTAGCACAACTGGCTGAAGAGGTTTTGGAGCGAGATGCTTTTACATTTGATACTACTTTTCTCTTATGGCTACATCAGTTCGCTAATCCCAATTTAGATAATTTAATGCTGTTTATTACAAATCTTGGTAATCCTAATACAGTGATTGTAGTTGCAGGCATTACTTTATTATTACTTTCGTGGCGACGTTACCGAGAAGAAGCAAAATTTTTTGTACTTGCTTGCTTAGGAGCATTAATTTTAAATACAGGGCTAAAGTTGTTTTTTTATAAACCCCGCCCGGAACTGTGGGATCGCTTAATTACTGAAAAATCTTTTAGTTTTCCTAGTGGTCATGCACTAGGTTCGATGGTGCTTTATGGTTTTATTGCTTACGAACTGGCAACTCACTATCCTAATTTTGCCAAAGTTATTTATAGTTTGGCGGTTATTTTAATTGTTGCTATTGGTATCAGCCGCTTATATTTAGGAGTCCATTGGCCTACAGACATAATTGCAGGTTATGGAGTCGGTTTTTTGTGGCTGATGATATGTATTACGATGCTTAAATTGCAAAAATTGAGGCAAAAAAACTTTAATTGA
- the cofH gene encoding 7,8-didemethyl-8-hydroxy-5-deazariboflavin synthase subunit CofH → MLTKITVEKILDHALMGYDLSPEEGVVLLQQTDEEAIAAIRDTSDTLRHTQAGDTVTYIINRNINFTNICEQHCSFCAFRRDDSDADAYWLDSAQILEKATDAVQRGATEICMQGGLNPQALINGKSLPYYLKVVETIKQEFPHIHLHAFSPQEVQFIARLDGLEYADVITALRDAGVGSMPGTAAEVLDDQVRRILCPEKIDTATWLEIVSTAHKLGLHTTSTMLSGHIETHEQQIGHLEKLRSLQKTAINREYPAKITEFILLPFVGQEAPKSLRRRVGRDQPVLSDALLLGAVARIYLGNWIPNHQQSWVKLGLAGATESLAWGCNDIGGTLMEEHITTMAGALGGTCMEVETLQTAIASLGRPYQQRDTLYQKIKS, encoded by the coding sequence ATGCTGACAAAAATTACTGTTGAAAAAATTCTTGACCATGCCTTGATGGGATACGACTTATCTCCCGAAGAGGGAGTGGTATTGTTACAACAAACTGACGAGGAGGCGATCGCAGCGATACGTGATACATCCGATACACTCCGCCACACTCAAGCAGGCGATACGGTTACATACATAATTAATCGTAATATCAACTTTACTAATATTTGTGAGCAGCACTGTAGTTTTTGTGCTTTCCGTCGAGATGATAGTGATGCCGATGCATACTGGTTAGATTCGGCGCAAATTTTGGAAAAGGCCACAGATGCGGTGCAACGGGGCGCGACGGAAATCTGTATGCAAGGGGGGTTAAATCCACAAGCGCTGATAAATGGTAAATCTTTGCCCTACTACCTCAAAGTCGTAGAAACCATCAAACAGGAATTTCCTCACATACATCTCCACGCTTTCTCTCCCCAAGAAGTGCAATTTATTGCCAGACTTGACGGGCTTGAATATGCTGATGTGATTACTGCTTTGCGCGATGCTGGTGTTGGCTCAATGCCAGGAACAGCAGCCGAAGTATTAGACGATCAAGTAAGGCGGATACTGTGTCCAGAAAAGATTGACACAGCCACTTGGCTAGAAATTGTCAGCACCGCTCACAAATTAGGCTTGCATACCACTAGCACGATGTTATCTGGGCATATTGAAACCCACGAGCAGCAAATCGGGCATTTAGAAAAATTGCGATCGCTCCAAAAAACCGCCATTAATCGGGAATATCCAGCAAAGATCACAGAATTTATTTTATTACCATTCGTTGGCCAAGAAGCCCCCAAATCCTTACGTCGCCGCGTCGGACGCGATCAACCAGTTTTGAGTGATGCACTACTGCTAGGCGCTGTGGCGCGGATTTATTTAGGTAATTGGATTCCCAACCATCAACAGAGTTGGGTAAAACTGGGGCTTGCGGGTGCGACAGAATCCTTAGCTTGGGGTTGCAACGATATCGGCGGCACATTGATGGAGGAGCATATTACTACAATGGCAGGTGCTTTGGGCGGTACGTGTATGGAAGTGGAAACCTTGCAAACTGCGATCGCTTCTTTAGGAAGACCTTACCAACAAAGAGATACTCTTTATCAGAAAATTAAGAGTTAA